CGCACCGGGATCGAACGCAGTTTTGGCGCATCGTTTCAACGGTTGCTGACGGACAATCGCAGTCTGATCGGTTCCAGCGCAACCGGCGTTTTCCTGGCGATTGTTTTACAAAGCTCAGCGGCGGTGGCGCTGTTGGCGACTGGGTTTGCGGCGAGCGGCTATCTGGCCTTTCCAACCGGGCTTGCGATTGTGTTGGGTGGCGATCTGGGATCGGCGCTTATCATTCAGATTTTGTCGTTCAAGCTGGATTGGCTGGTGCCTTTGTTACTTGCCGTCGGCGGTTGGTTGTTTGTGAAAGTCGAAAGCAAGAAAGGCCGTCAGTTTGGCCGTATTCTGATGGGTGTCGCATTTATCCTGATTTCACTGCAGTTTCTGCGTGAAGCTGTAGCACCAATTAGCGACAGCGCATTCCTTCCAGCAGTGTCCGGGTATTTAGCGCGTGATTTCGTGACGGCCTTCATCGTTGGCGCCGCCTTGGCATTCGTCATGCACTCTAGTGTTGCCGCCATCCTGATGTGCGTGACGCTGGTCCAAATCGGGGCCATCCCGTTTGCCGCCGCGCTGTCGCTTTTGTTGGGGGCAAACATGGGCAGCGCGTTCATTCCGATCTGGCTGACCCGTGGAATGCCGGCTGTCGGACGACGTATTCCGTTTGCAAATCTGATGCTGCGCGGCAGCTGGGCTTTGATTGTCCTACTGGTCGTAAACTTGTTGTATGATCCTGAACACCTGCTTTTTGTCGGCCCGGGGCAATCACTGATTTACGCCCATATCGGGTTCAATCTGTCTTTACTGGTGTTAGCGTTGCCATTCTGCGGCCTGATCGAAGGGCCCATTGTGCAGGTGTTTCCGAAATACTCGGGCAATTCGGCAGCCGGATCAGAACAGCCGGTCAGCGCGTTAGACCCATCCGCGCTTGATACGCCGCAACAGGCCATTGCCAGTCTGAAACGAGAGTTGCTGCGAATGATTGGACAGGTCGAACGGATGTTCCACACCGTCCCCCAGCTTTATGAAGCAACAGACACATCGGTGTTGCGCGCAACTCGCGCGAAGGATGATGAGGTGAACGATACACTTTCGGGCATCCGATCCTATGTGGCGACAATGCCGCAGGACACCTATTCCAAAGCGGATACCAAAACGGTTCGCGGGTTGATGGAATATGCGATCCGACTTGAAGCCGCAGGTGATGTGATCGCGATGAAGTTGACCTCGGTCGCGAAAGAAAAGCTGGATGGCCACCTGAGCTTTTCAGAGGAAGGTTGGGCCGAGCTTCGGCGAATGTATGAAGCGGTTTGCGCGAACTTCCATCTGGCCAGTAATGTGCTTGTCTCGGACGATCTGGAAAGCGCACGATTGCTTGTGGTTGAGAAAGCCGATTTTAAGCGAGCCGAGCGCAAAAGCCGAAAATACCATTTAGCCCGCTTGCAAAATGGCCGTGTCGAAAGCTTCGAAACCAGCGACATCCATTTGGAAACCCTGCGTGCCCTGCGTGATATCAACAACCACATCGCTGCGATCGCCTATCCGATCCTTTATCGGAATGGCCAGCTTCTGGAAACACGTCTGATCGAAGATTTGGACGGCAAGGAAGTGAGCGACTGATGCCGAGTAAATCAAGCGATTGTTGGGGTAAGGTTAGTTACCGGCGAATGCCGCCCGGACTGTCACAATACATTGATAAAATTGTGTCACGAGGCGCAGGGCACGACCCGCGTTGCAACGCGTTTTTAAAAAACAAAGGTCGCGCACCAAGCGTCTGCGCTTGGTTTTAGCATAGGTCAGGCCAATCATATGGTAGGTATAATCGATTTTTCTTGTCGTCAGAACCTGCCAAACTGGCTTGAAAAAGGATGGCGAGGAAGTTGATCGCTCCCGTCACGACAACAGAAGATCAACAGAGGAGAAAACAATGAAACACACAGCGAAAAGACTTGCGTCCTTTCTGGCTGGCGTTGCCTTTGCGACGGTCGCAGTCGCAGAGACCGAGCTGACAGTCTATACAGCCGTAGAAGCTGAAGATCTGGCCCGCTACGCCGAGACGTTCAATCAAAGCCACCCTGACATTAAGATCAACTGGGTGCGCGACTCTACCGGCATTATCACCGCAAAACTGTTGGCCGAGCGTGACAACCCGCAAGCCGATGTGATCTGGGGGCTGGCGGCCACATCACTTCTGCTGCTGAAATCCGAAGGTATGTTGGAGCCGTACGCCCCGGCTGGAGTAGAAAGCCTTGATCCGAAATTTGTCGATGGGGACAACCCGCCCGCTTGGGTTGGCATGGACGCCTGGGTCGCTTCGGTCTGCTATAACACAGTCGAGGCTGAAAAGCTTGGGCTGACACCGCCTACATCATGGAAGGACCTGACCGATCCCATGTATGCGGGCCATGTGATCATGCCAAACCCGAATTCCTCGGGCACAGGTTTCCTGGACGTGTCCAGCTGGTTGCAATTGTTTGGTGAAGAAGGCGGTTGGGAGTACATGGACGCGCTGCATGAAAACATCGCGCGTTACACTCACTCGGGATCGAAACCCTGCAAGCTGGCGGCATCGGGTGAGATCCCGATTGGCATTTCGTTTGCGTTCCGTGGTGCAAAGTCGAAAGCGGACGGCGCACCCTTGGAAATCATTGTTCCGTCCGAGGGTGTTGGTTGGGATATGGAAGCCACGGCAATCGTCGCAGGCACGGCCAATCTTGAAGCGGCACAGACACTGGTTGATTTCACCGTCACCAAAGAAGCCAATGAGATGTACAATACTGGCTATGCCGTCGTCGCCTATCCTGGCGTGGCCAAGCCGGTTGAGCACTTCCCCGATGGTTTGCTGGACGCAATGATCGAAAATGATTTCGAGTTTGCGGCGAACAATCGCGCCGCTATTCTTGAGGAATGGCAGAGCCGCTACGACGGCAAGTCCGAACCTAAATCCTAAGCGAAGTGAGCGGGGGACACGTCCTGTTTCCTGCTTTCACCCGCACCCCTTCCAGAACTGACACACGCGCCCGGCCGCGACCGGACAGATTTGGCCGTGAGCCAACGGAAAAATGTAAGGAAAAGCCCGTGATACAAGACACTGCTTTAGGTCAGAAAACCTATCTCAGCATCGATAAGCTATGGAAAGCTTTTGGAACATTCCTTGCGCTGAAAGACATTTCGCTGGATATCAACGAAGGTGAGTTTGTTTGCTTTCTTGGCCCGTCGGGCTGCGGCAAGACAACTTTACTTAGGGCCATCGCAGGGCTTGATCTGCAAACGAAGGGAACTGTCATGCAGGACGGCAAGGATGTCTCGAACTTGCCCCCTTCGGAACGTGATTTTGGCATCGTGTTCCAGTCCTACGCCTTGTTTCCCAACCTGACGATTGAGAAGAATATTGCGTTCGGACTGGAAAACACCGGTCGCAGCAAATCCGAGATTGCCGTGCGCGTCAGCGAATTGCTGGAACTGGTCGGCCTGCCCGAGCAAGGCCGAAAATACCCCGCGCAACTGTCTGGCGGACAACAGCAGCGGATCGCACTTGCCCGTGCGATTGCCACCAATCCGGGTCTATTGCTGCTAGACGAACCTCTGTCGGCTCTGGACGCCAAGGTGCGCGTCCACCTGCGCCATGAAATCAAAGAGCTTCAGCGCAAGCTGGGTGTGACCACCGTCATGGTGACACACGATCAGGAAGAAGCCTTGGCGATGGCTGACCGGATCGTGGTGATGAACCATGGCGTGATCGAACAGGTCGGATCGCCCACCGAAATCTATCGCGAACCGGTAAATCTGTTCGTCGCTGACTTCATTGGCGAGATGAACCAAATCGCCTCAATGGTCACCAAAGGCGGACGACTTAGCGTTGGTGAAAAGACATTTGCTTGCCATGAGCACAGCTTCGGTGATGGTACTCCTGTCATTGCTGCCATTCGTCCCGAAGACGTTATCCCACACGAAGACGGTTATAGCGCTGATGACCCGAACCGGAACTGCATCGACGTGATGTTGCATGAAATGGAGTTCCTTGGGTCGTTCTGGCGCTGCCGCCTACGTAATGAACGGTTCGGCCAATCTGAATTGATTGCTGACTTTTCGATCAACGCCGTGCGTCGGCTTGGGTTGGGCCAAGGCCGCAAAATGGTCATCGAACTACCGACCGATCGCTTGATGGCCTTTGACCGTCCGGAGGCAAATTGATGGCTGACGCGACCGATTATTCACAACTGCCTGATGGCCCGACCATCAAAGGCAAGCTGAGCCGCGATGACATCATGATGCGTGGAGGGATGCTGGTCATCGCCCTGTATTTGATCATCACGTTGGCGTTTCCACTATATGCCATGCTGTCGAAGTCGTTTTCCACCTATCGGTTCGAGCTGTCCCAATATGAATTCCAGATCAGCGACGAGGATGGTGTATTTGACGGCACCGTCCTGAACGGTGCTGAACTGAACCAACAAACCGGCGCGATTGACGAGCTTGATCTCAGCGCCGGATCGGACGGGCGTATTGGCGTGACCGGCCTATTCCCGGACTTCAGTTTCCGCAGCCCAGTTTTGTATCAGATCCGAAACACCAGTGATACGGGGCGGTTTCTGGTCGGGTCCACGCTTCAGGATGGCACTGACTGGGTGACCTTGGACAGCAACACGTTCCGGCGGGTGCAGCTTCGACCAGTGAAATCAACGGGGTTCGACAACTTCGTCAACTATTTCTCGACGCCAGCACTGTTCAATTCGATCAAAAACTCGCTGTGGATCGCGGTGGTCAGCACCATCGTGACCGTGATCCTGGCGTTCTGGTTCGCCTATGCGCTGAACCGCAGCTGCATGCGATACAAGGGCGTATTCCGACTGATCGCCATGGCACCCATCCTTGTGCCGTCGCTGTTGCCCGGCATCGCGCTTGTCTATCTGTTCGGCAACCAAGGCATGATCAAGGAGCTTCTGTTTGGGGCCAGCATCTATGGCCCGATCGGGATTGTCATCGGATCGATCTTCTTCACCTTCCCGCATGCGTTTATCATCATCTCGACCGCGTTGGCGATTTCGGACGCGCGCCTTTACGAGGCGGCGGCCAGTTTGCGAGCGACACGCTGGCGCACATTTTGGACCGTTACTATCCCCGGAGCACGCTATGGCCTGATCTCGGCGGCGTTTGTGGTGTTCAACCTTGTAATCACAGATTTCGGCTTGCCAAAGGTTATCGGCGGGCAGTTCAACGTACTTGCAGTGGATATCTATAAACAGGTGATCGGCCAGCAGAATTTTGAGATGGGTGCGGTGGTGTCCGTGGTTCTGGTGATCCCTGCGATCTTTGCCTTCGCCATCGATCGGTTGGTCCAGTCAAAGCAAGTGGCGTTGCTGTCGGCGCGTTCGGTCCCCTATCAGCCGCAACCCGACAAGCGTACTGACACGATCTCGTTCATCTATTGCGCCTTTGTCGGACTGTTCATCGTCGGTATTCTGGCAGTCTGTCAATTCGCAGCCCTCATCAAGTTCTGGCCTTATGACCTGAGCCTGAGCCTGAACAACTATCAGTTCGACAAAATGGATGGTGGCGGCTGGGGGTCGTATTACAACTCGATCAAGCTTGGCTTGCTGACTGCAGTGTTTGGAACGGCCATCGTTTTCTTCGGTGCTTATCTGGTCGAGAAGACAAACGGTTTCAGAACCGGTCGTGCGTTATTCCAAATGTTTGCGATGCTGCCAATGGCTATTCCGGGCATGGTGTTAGGCCTGGCCTACATCTTTTTCTTCAACAATCCGTCTAACCCGCTGAATGCGATTTACGGAACCATGGCGATCCTGGTGATCTGTTCGGTGACCCATTTCTACACCGTGTCTCACCTGACCGCGGTGACTGCATTGAAGCAGATGGATCGCGAGTTTGAATCGGTCTCGGCATCCTTGAAACAGCCCACGATGAAGCTCTTCAGCCGGGTGACCGTGCCGGTGTGCCTGCCGTCGATCCTGGACATCTCGATCTATCTGTTCGTCAACGCTATGACGACGGTGTCAGCGGTGGTGTTCCTGTATTCGCCCAAGACATCGCTGGCGTCGATTGCGGTTCTGAACATGGATGACGCCGGGGATATTGCCCCAGCGGCAGCGATGGGAATGATGATCTTCTACACCAACGCGGCGGCGCGGATCATTCACCTGATTGTATCCAAGGGTGTTTTGACGCGCACGCAGGCGTGGCGGACACGCTGATCACCCGCTGAGAAGATCAAGAGGCGCTGGCCTGACCGCCGGCGCTTTTTTCTTGTTGGGCATTTCGCGCGAACTCCATGAAGGCGCGGATCACTTTGACATCGCGCCGTTGCGCCAGATGCACCAAGGTCTCGCTCATCTCGATATCCGCGTCGACAAGCTGGATCTGAACCAGCCGGTCGTCATGCCCGTATTCGGCCAGCGAAACGAACCCGATCCCGGCGCCCGAGGCCACGACCTCACGCACCGCTTCGCGTCCTTCGGCCACGATGGCGGGGGTCAGCGTCAGCCCCTTTTTCTTTGCGCGTTCTTCCAGCTTCTGGCGGGTCTTGGAGCCCTGTTCGCGAAAGATCAGCGGCAGGTCTGGCAGGTCTTGCAGGCTGAGCGACCGCCGTTTGGCCAGCGATGATCCGCGTGCAGCAAAGGCCGTGATCTTTGTGGTGCCAAGGTTCAGCGCCTCCATATCGTTTCCGGGTGTCAGGCTGCCGACGATGCCGATCTCGGCGTTATAGGCGCGCAGGTCTTCCAGAATCTCCTCGGTGTTGCCTGTGCGCAATGTGACCGAAATATCGGGATATCGTTTGCGGAAATCGCCGAGGAAGTGGGTGATGTGATGGGCACTGTCGGCAATGATACGTAGTTCACCTTCAATCGCGGCACTGGTCGAGGACATGTAGTCTTCGATCTGCTGCTCGATCTCGAAATACTGCTTGGTATAGAGGAAAAGCTGCGCGCCTTCCTCGGTCAGTCGCACCCGCTTGCGTTCGCGGTGAAACAGAAGCGTATCGTGATCCTGCTCCAGCTTTTTCACCTGTTCCGAGATGGCGGGCTGGGTCAGGTAAAGTGCTTCGGCGGCACGGGAAAAACCACCCAGAAGGGCAACATGGTGAAAGGCTTTTAACTGGCTGTGGCGCATGGGTTTTCCGGTCAGTCCTTTGCATAAGCAGATCTTATGCTTTGATCGTTAATTGCAATTTCACATATAGGTCAAACTGCTGCAATGCTGTTCTTGCGTTCCCCTTTTCGGAGACAAGACATGACCGCCGCAGACCTCAAAATCGAACCGCCGCGTTTGGGCGAGCCGTATCTTCTGACCCCCGGTCCCTTGACCACCTCTTACGCCGTGAAAGAGGCGATGCTGCGCGACTGGGGCAGCTGGGATGACGACTTCCGCGCCATGACCCGCGAGATGCGCCAGCGCCTACTGGCGCTTTTGGGCGACGGGTCCGATGAATTCGACTGCGTGCCGATGCAGGGCAGCGGAACGTTCTCGGTCGAAGCGATGCTGGCGTCCTTTATCCCGCGCGATGGCAAGGCGCTCGTGCTGGCCAACGGTGCCTATGGGATGCGGTCGGCGCAGACGCTGGAGTATTTAGGGCGCGATCATATCGTGCTGAACAAGGGTGATTACTTGCCGCCCCGCGGTGACGAGGTGGCGCAAATCCTGGCCGACGACCCGGCGATCAGTCATGTCGTTGCAATCCACTGCGAAACCAGTTCCGGCATACTGAACCCGGTGGAGGAGATTTCCAAGGCTGTTTATGCCGCCGGGCGCAAATTGTTGATCGACTCGATGTCTGCCTTCGGCGCGATCGAATTGAAGGTTGCGGATATCCGCTATGAAGCGATGGTGTCCTCAGCCAACAAGTGTATCGAAGGGGCGCCGGGGTTTGGCTTCATCATCGCGCGCAAGTCCGAGCTTGAGACCGCGAAAGGCAACAGTCACTCGCTGAGCCTCGATGTCCATGCGCAATGGGCGCATATGAACAAAACCGGGCAATGGCGGTTCACTCCACCCACCCATGTGGTCGCCGCCTTTCTTGAGGCGTTGCGCGGGCACGAAGCCGAAGGTGGCGTTGCCGGGCGCGGCGGACGTTACACCCGCAACCGCGATGTCATGGTCGATGGTATGCGAGAGCTCGGGTTCGAAACCTTACTGAAAGATCGCTGGCTGTCACCGATCATCGTGACCTTCTTCTGCCCGGCGGATGAAAACTTCGTCTTTGACCGCTTCTATGAGCTTATGAAAGACAAGGGGTTTATCATCTATCCCGGCAAGCTGACCGTTGTGGACAGTTTCCGCGTGGGTTGCATCGGTCAGATGGATGAAAACGTCATGCGGCAGGTCGTGACCGCCGCCAAAGAAACACTGGATGAGATGGGCGTTCAGAACGCGGCGCCCCCTGCCATTGCACTTGAAGAACGCGCCAAGCTGGCCGCCTGAATACGAAGGAAGACTTAATGACCATTCACTCTCCTGTTGTTGCGAACGGGCGCGCTTATTCTGCTCCGAAGACCTGTGCGATTGCGATCTGCCTTGATGGGTGCGAGCCGGAATATCTGGACAAGGCCATTGCCGATGGGTTGATGCCGACGCTGAAGCGGATGCGGGCCGAAGGCACGGACCGGCTGGCGCATTCGGTGATCCCGTCCTTCACCAACCCCAACAACCTGTCGATTGCCACCGGGCGCCCGCCGGTCGTGCACGGGATTTGCGGCAACTATCTGTACGAGCCGGAAACCGGGGAAGAG
This DNA window, taken from Aliiroseovarius sp. F47248L, encodes the following:
- a CDS encoding Na/Pi cotransporter family protein codes for the protein MAIVSFVISLAGATMLLLFAVRMVRTGIERSFGASFQRLLTDNRSLIGSSATGVFLAIVLQSSAAVALLATGFAASGYLAFPTGLAIVLGGDLGSALIIQILSFKLDWLVPLLLAVGGWLFVKVESKKGRQFGRILMGVAFILISLQFLREAVAPISDSAFLPAVSGYLARDFVTAFIVGAALAFVMHSSVAAILMCVTLVQIGAIPFAAALSLLLGANMGSAFIPIWLTRGMPAVGRRIPFANLMLRGSWALIVLLVVNLLYDPEHLLFVGPGQSLIYAHIGFNLSLLVLALPFCGLIEGPIVQVFPKYSGNSAAGSEQPVSALDPSALDTPQQAIASLKRELLRMIGQVERMFHTVPQLYEATDTSVLRATRAKDDEVNDTLSGIRSYVATMPQDTYSKADTKTVRGLMEYAIRLEAAGDVIAMKLTSVAKEKLDGHLSFSEEGWAELRRMYEAVCANFHLASNVLVSDDLESARLLVVEKADFKRAERKSRKYHLARLQNGRVESFETSDIHLETLRALRDINNHIAAIAYPILYRNGQLLETRLIEDLDGKEVSD
- a CDS encoding putative 2-aminoethylphosphonate ABC transporter substrate-binding protein; translation: MKHTAKRLASFLAGVAFATVAVAETELTVYTAVEAEDLARYAETFNQSHPDIKINWVRDSTGIITAKLLAERDNPQADVIWGLAATSLLLLKSEGMLEPYAPAGVESLDPKFVDGDNPPAWVGMDAWVASVCYNTVEAEKLGLTPPTSWKDLTDPMYAGHVIMPNPNSSGTGFLDVSSWLQLFGEEGGWEYMDALHENIARYTHSGSKPCKLAASGEIPIGISFAFRGAKSKADGAPLEIIVPSEGVGWDMEATAIVAGTANLEAAQTLVDFTVTKEANEMYNTGYAVVAYPGVAKPVEHFPDGLLDAMIENDFEFAANNRAAILEEWQSRYDGKSEPKS
- a CDS encoding putative 2-aminoethylphosphonate ABC transporter ATP-binding protein: MIQDTALGQKTYLSIDKLWKAFGTFLALKDISLDINEGEFVCFLGPSGCGKTTLLRAIAGLDLQTKGTVMQDGKDVSNLPPSERDFGIVFQSYALFPNLTIEKNIAFGLENTGRSKSEIAVRVSELLELVGLPEQGRKYPAQLSGGQQQRIALARAIATNPGLLLLDEPLSALDAKVRVHLRHEIKELQRKLGVTTVMVTHDQEEALAMADRIVVMNHGVIEQVGSPTEIYREPVNLFVADFIGEMNQIASMVTKGGRLSVGEKTFACHEHSFGDGTPVIAAIRPEDVIPHEDGYSADDPNRNCIDVMLHEMEFLGSFWRCRLRNERFGQSELIADFSINAVRRLGLGQGRKMVIELPTDRLMAFDRPEAN
- a CDS encoding putative 2-aminoethylphosphonate ABC transporter permease subunit translates to MADATDYSQLPDGPTIKGKLSRDDIMMRGGMLVIALYLIITLAFPLYAMLSKSFSTYRFELSQYEFQISDEDGVFDGTVLNGAELNQQTGAIDELDLSAGSDGRIGVTGLFPDFSFRSPVLYQIRNTSDTGRFLVGSTLQDGTDWVTLDSNTFRRVQLRPVKSTGFDNFVNYFSTPALFNSIKNSLWIAVVSTIVTVILAFWFAYALNRSCMRYKGVFRLIAMAPILVPSLLPGIALVYLFGNQGMIKELLFGASIYGPIGIVIGSIFFTFPHAFIIISTALAISDARLYEAAASLRATRWRTFWTVTIPGARYGLISAAFVVFNLVITDFGLPKVIGGQFNVLAVDIYKQVIGQQNFEMGAVVSVVLVIPAIFAFAIDRLVQSKQVALLSARSVPYQPQPDKRTDTISFIYCAFVGLFIVGILAVCQFAALIKFWPYDLSLSLNNYQFDKMDGGGWGSYYNSIKLGLLTAVFGTAIVFFGAYLVEKTNGFRTGRALFQMFAMLPMAIPGMVLGLAYIFFFNNPSNPLNAIYGTMAILVICSVTHFYTVSHLTAVTALKQMDREFESVSASLKQPTMKLFSRVTVPVCLPSILDISIYLFVNAMTTVSAVVFLYSPKTSLASIAVLNMDDAGDIAPAAAMGMMIFYTNAAARIIHLIVSKGVLTRTQAWRTR
- a CDS encoding LysR substrate-binding domain-containing protein produces the protein MRHSQLKAFHHVALLGGFSRAAEALYLTQPAISEQVKKLEQDHDTLLFHRERKRVRLTEEGAQLFLYTKQYFEIEQQIEDYMSSTSAAIEGELRIIADSAHHITHFLGDFRKRYPDISVTLRTGNTEEILEDLRAYNAEIGIVGSLTPGNDMEALNLGTTKITAFAARGSSLAKRRSLSLQDLPDLPLIFREQGSKTRQKLEERAKKKGLTLTPAIVAEGREAVREVVASGAGIGFVSLAEYGHDDRLVQIQLVDADIEMSETLVHLAQRRDVKVIRAFMEFARNAQQEKSAGGQASAS
- a CDS encoding 2-aminoethylphosphonate--pyruvate transaminase, with the translated sequence MTAADLKIEPPRLGEPYLLTPGPLTTSYAVKEAMLRDWGSWDDDFRAMTREMRQRLLALLGDGSDEFDCVPMQGSGTFSVEAMLASFIPRDGKALVLANGAYGMRSAQTLEYLGRDHIVLNKGDYLPPRGDEVAQILADDPAISHVVAIHCETSSGILNPVEEISKAVYAAGRKLLIDSMSAFGAIELKVADIRYEAMVSSANKCIEGAPGFGFIIARKSELETAKGNSHSLSLDVHAQWAHMNKTGQWRFTPPTHVVAAFLEALRGHEAEGGVAGRGGRYTRNRDVMVDGMRELGFETLLKDRWLSPIIVTFFCPADENFVFDRFYELMKDKGFIIYPGKLTVVDSFRVGCIGQMDENVMRQVVTAAKETLDEMGVQNAAPPAIALEERAKLAA